One Halobaculum roseum DNA segment encodes these proteins:
- a CDS encoding translation initiation factor produces MSDDDDPFAGIPDDPTADLDRADQTLSIRVERRTYDKPVTVIEGFDPDATDLAGLASELKSAVGAGGTVDDDAGVIEVQGDHADRVRDLLADRGFEVA; encoded by the coding sequence GTGAGTGACGACGACGATCCCTTCGCGGGGATCCCGGACGACCCGACCGCCGACCTCGACCGGGCCGACCAGACGCTGTCGATCCGCGTCGAGCGGCGCACCTACGACAAGCCCGTCACCGTGATCGAGGGGTTCGATCCGGACGCGACCGACCTCGCCGGCCTCGCCTCGGAGCTGAAGTCCGCCGTCGGCGCCGGCGGCACCGTCGACGACGACGCCGGCGTCATCGAGGTGCAGGGCGACCACGCCGACCGCGTGCGCGATCTGCTCGCCGACCGCGGGTTCGAGGTCGCCTGA
- a CDS encoding DNA polymerase domain-containing protein, whose protein sequence is MTVAIEFVDGAPVVWERPADATPSGEPATAVPRRDPDYEPAFLVAGPSRARARLADWLAGDDRVTGTATRRRYRSLADRESERMLRVRVREPDAVRAVARRVRGGFERAHYAPGTLRLFDVDLDPTFRYCLDTGARPVPDAGDADLTTLRVDLPEDALAAGDAGALRIGGDPAAPDGDERAAIETLRAGLDRRDPDVLVVSGGDLLPLVAERADDLGVSFRWGRHPDRRVRQVAGANSYESYGRVGFSPARYVVPGRAVVDQSGSFLWGDGRLEGLVYFARRSRRPLQATARASIGGVLTSMQVYHARGRGVHAPWRPWTPERFKPLSTLHDADRGGVTLSPRVGVHEDVVEVDFASLYPAVIRAHNVSPETVRCDCCRDGDPGTGSVPNLGYRVCDREGFLPGVLGRLLDDRATAKAFVAGGDDTRRRIGGDAVDPAGAGRIADAIKWVLVSCFGYQGYRNAKFGRIECHEAINAHAREALLDAKAAFEAGGWRVLHAIVDSVWVARDDDRDPVPARELAADVSDAVGVPLEFEARYDWVCFVPKRDSRAGALTKYFGRRADGGVRVRGIECRQRSTTAFVADAQREMIRALDGTAQATNAEGDAGTASTDGDADSGLVEDPPAAACRVLAERLRDLRAGAVDPADLVVRTRASKDPEAYDRDTTTAAALARYERAGVDRSAGQTVAYVVVDDDARGAGRVRLDFEDPGSYDADAYRERLLRAALSVVSPFGWDREDVTAFLADGRNARLSAY, encoded by the coding sequence GTGACCGTCGCGATCGAGTTCGTCGACGGCGCCCCGGTCGTCTGGGAGCGTCCGGCAGACGCGACGCCGTCGGGGGAGCCCGCGACCGCCGTCCCTCGCCGCGATCCCGACTACGAGCCGGCGTTCCTCGTCGCCGGCCCGTCGCGGGCCCGGGCGCGGCTCGCCGACTGGCTCGCCGGCGACGACCGCGTGACCGGGACCGCGACCCGCCGTCGCTACCGGTCGCTCGCCGATCGCGAGAGCGAGCGCATGCTGCGGGTTCGCGTCCGGGAGCCCGACGCCGTCCGGGCGGTCGCGCGTCGCGTCCGGGGGGGGTTCGAGCGCGCGCACTACGCGCCGGGGACGCTGCGGCTGTTCGACGTGGACCTGGACCCGACGTTCCGCTACTGCCTCGACACCGGGGCGCGACCCGTCCCCGACGCCGGCGACGCGGACCTCACGACGCTCCGGGTCGACCTACCCGAGGACGCGCTGGCGGCCGGCGACGCCGGCGCGCTCCGGATCGGCGGCGACCCGGCGGCGCCCGACGGCGACGAGCGGGCCGCGATCGAGACGCTGCGCGCGGGGCTCGACCGCCGCGACCCGGACGTGCTCGTCGTTTCGGGCGGCGACCTCCTCCCGTTAGTCGCCGAGCGCGCGGACGACCTCGGCGTGTCGTTCCGGTGGGGCCGCCACCCGGACCGCCGGGTCCGGCAGGTCGCCGGCGCGAACAGCTACGAGAGCTACGGCCGGGTCGGCTTCTCGCCCGCGCGGTACGTCGTCCCCGGCCGGGCCGTCGTCGACCAGTCGGGGAGTTTCCTGTGGGGGGACGGCCGCCTGGAGGGGCTCGTGTACTTCGCGCGGCGCTCCCGGCGGCCGCTGCAGGCGACCGCCCGCGCGAGCATCGGCGGCGTGCTCACCTCGATGCAGGTGTACCACGCCCGCGGCCGCGGGGTCCACGCGCCGTGGCGACCCTGGACGCCCGAGCGGTTCAAGCCCCTCTCGACGCTGCACGACGCCGACCGGGGCGGCGTCACGCTCTCGCCCCGTGTCGGCGTCCACGAGGACGTGGTCGAGGTCGACTTCGCCTCGCTGTACCCGGCGGTCATCCGCGCGCACAACGTCAGCCCCGAGACGGTCCGGTGTGACTGCTGTCGCGACGGGGACCCGGGAACCGGGTCGGTGCCGAACCTCGGCTACCGCGTCTGCGACCGCGAGGGGTTCCTCCCGGGCGTGCTCGGGCGCCTGCTCGACGACCGCGCGACCGCGAAGGCGTTCGTCGCCGGCGGCGACGACACGCGGCGGCGGATCGGCGGCGACGCGGTCGACCCGGCGGGGGCCGGCCGCATCGCCGACGCGATCAAGTGGGTGCTCGTGTCGTGTTTCGGCTACCAGGGGTACCGGAACGCGAAGTTCGGCCGCATCGAGTGTCACGAGGCGATCAACGCCCACGCCCGCGAGGCGCTGCTCGACGCGAAGGCGGCGTTCGAGGCCGGCGGCTGGCGCGTCCTCCACGCCATCGTCGACAGCGTCTGGGTCGCCCGCGACGACGACCGCGACCCCGTTCCGGCACGGGAGCTCGCCGCCGACGTGAGCGACGCCGTCGGCGTGCCCCTGGAGTTCGAGGCGCGCTACGACTGGGTCTGTTTCGTCCCGAAGCGCGACTCGCGGGCGGGGGCGCTCACGAAGTACTTCGGCCGGCGCGCCGACGGCGGCGTCCGCGTCCGCGGGATCGAGTGCCGCCAGCGGAGCACGACGGCGTTCGTCGCCGACGCACAGCGGGAGATGATCCGCGCGCTCGACGGGACCGCTCAGGCGACGAACGCGGAGGGGGACGCGGGAACGGCGAGCACGGACGGCGACGCCGATTCCGGCCTCGTCGAGGACCCCCCGGCGGCGGCCTGTCGCGTGCTCGCCGAGCGCCTCCGCGACCTCCGGGCCGGCGCCGTCGACCCGGCGGACCTGGTGGTCCGGACGCGCGCCTCCAAGGACCCGGAGGCGTACGACCGGGACACGACGACGGCGGCGGCGCTGGCGCGGTACGAGCGCGCCGGCGTCGACCGCTCGGCCGGACAGACGGTCGCGTACGTCGTCGTCGACGACGACGCCCGCGGCGCCGGCCGGGTCCGGCTCGACTTCGAGGACCCCGGAAGCTACGACGCCGACGCCTACCGCGAGCGACTGCTCCGCGCCGCGCTCAGCGTGGTCTCGCCGTTCGGCTGGGACCGCGAGGACGTGACGGCGTTCCTCGCCGACGGACGGAACGCCCGGCTGTCGGCGTACTGA
- a CDS encoding NAD(P)/FAD-dependent oxidoreductase, with protein MIAIVGGGIAGLAAARRLRANGREVTVYEAGGEDALGGLARTYGTAGDDIEQFYHHLSKSEETIVELAEELGVGDRLEWLVGKNAYYVDGVVHPLDTPWQILAYPHMSVYDKFRLGMLTLEIDVRGGIPSFDTYDDLADFEDVPIREFLVEHTSRGVYENFFEPLLDAKFGSRKDDVSAAWLLGRVKFRGERDLLRGEILGYFDGGFAPVIEALVEDVGMENVETNARVVDLDMDGDAASAITVEQDGETRTEAVDGVVVATMPNVLEDLTGYACDIDFQGAVCAVVTMDEPLTDTYWLNIAHDAPFGALIEHTNFVPPERYGGDHLLYVASYVQTEDEWLATADEEEIEDRWLDHVVEMFPDFSREAVTEFRLARAPRAAPVYERGYLDLVVPYDLSDEVAAGLYYAGMASEAQYPERSLNGGVVAGYECADRILGS; from the coding sequence ATGATCGCTATCGTCGGCGGCGGCATCGCGGGCCTGGCCGCCGCCCGCCGCCTGCGCGCGAACGGGCGCGAGGTGACGGTGTACGAGGCCGGCGGCGAGGACGCGCTGGGCGGGCTCGCGCGCACCTACGGGACCGCGGGCGACGACATCGAGCAGTTCTACCACCACCTCTCGAAGTCCGAGGAGACGATCGTCGAGCTGGCCGAGGAGCTGGGCGTCGGCGACCGCCTGGAGTGGCTCGTCGGGAAGAACGCCTACTACGTCGACGGCGTCGTGCACCCGCTGGACACGCCGTGGCAGATCCTCGCATACCCGCACATGAGCGTGTACGACAAGTTCCGGCTGGGGATGCTCACCCTGGAGATCGACGTGCGCGGCGGGATCCCCTCGTTCGACACGTACGACGACCTCGCGGACTTCGAGGACGTGCCGATCCGGGAGTTCCTCGTCGAACACACCTCCCGCGGCGTGTACGAGAACTTCTTCGAGCCACTGCTGGACGCGAAGTTCGGCAGCCGCAAGGACGACGTGAGCGCCGCCTGGCTCCTAGGTCGGGTGAAGTTCCGCGGCGAGCGCGACCTCCTCCGTGGGGAGATCCTCGGCTACTTCGACGGCGGCTTCGCCCCCGTCATCGAGGCGCTGGTCGAGGACGTCGGGATGGAGAACGTCGAGACGAACGCGCGCGTCGTCGACCTCGACATGGACGGCGACGCGGCCTCCGCGATCACCGTCGAGCAGGACGGCGAGACGCGAACGGAGGCCGTCGACGGCGTCGTCGTCGCGACGATGCCGAACGTGCTGGAGGACCTGACGGGGTACGCCTGCGACATCGACTTCCAGGGGGCCGTCTGCGCGGTGGTCACGATGGACGAGCCGCTGACGGACACCTACTGGCTCAACATCGCCCACGACGCCCCCTTCGGCGCGCTCATCGAGCACACGAACTTCGTGCCGCCCGAACGCTACGGCGGCGACCACCTCCTGTACGTCGCCAGCTACGTGCAAACCGAGGACGAGTGGCTCGCGACCGCCGACGAAGAGGAGATCGAGGACCGCTGGCTCGATCACGTCGTGGAGATGTTCCCCGACTTCTCGCGCGAGGCGGTCACCGAGTTCCGGCTCGCGCGCGCGCCGCGGGCGGCGCCCGTCTACGAGCGCGGCTACCTCGACCTGGTCGTCCCCTACGATCTGAGCGACGAGGTCGCCGCCGGCCTCTACTACGCGGGGATGGCCAGCGAGGCGCAGTACCCCGAGCGCAGCCTGAACGGCGGCGTCGTCGCCGGCTACGAGTGCGCCGACCGGATCCTCGGGAGCTGA
- a CDS encoding DUF5815 family protein yields MSEPRVPGGGDDAVELPCGETRPMSVFDLGMREYDCACGATHGVVTDVNPPERFLPEFLVGTLREAVETTSDEMPEFGTPHLMGIVLEEFPERVTAVDASENPDMGYSMLWVTAFDSRRLHEIVVELVIELMEHAVSHAEDSTAMTQFEEQMLEFDVTEFVDQYRAERDLDADDVYV; encoded by the coding sequence ATGAGCGAACCGCGCGTCCCCGGAGGCGGGGACGACGCCGTCGAGCTGCCGTGCGGCGAGACGCGGCCGATGTCGGTGTTCGACCTCGGCATGCGCGAGTACGACTGCGCGTGCGGGGCGACCCACGGCGTCGTCACCGACGTGAACCCGCCCGAGCGCTTCCTCCCGGAGTTCCTGGTCGGGACGCTGCGGGAGGCCGTCGAGACGACCAGCGACGAGATGCCGGAGTTCGGCACCCCGCACCTGATGGGCATCGTGCTGGAGGAGTTCCCCGAACGGGTGACGGCCGTCGACGCCAGCGAGAACCCCGACATGGGCTACTCGATGCTGTGGGTGACGGCGTTCGACTCCCGGCGCCTCCACGAGATCGTCGTCGAGTTGGTGATCGAGCTGATGGAACACGCCGTCAGCCACGCCGAGGACTCGACGGCGATGACACAGTTCGAGGAGCAGATGCTGGAGTTCGACGTGACGGAGTTCGTCGACCAGTACCGCGCGGAGCGCGACCTGGACGCCGACGACGTGTACGTCTGA
- a CDS encoding LD-carboxypeptidase: protein MQFIRAPALSAGDRVGLVAPSRPVADGRLDIAADRLESAFDLAVTRYPTAERDPEGGPAAPAARARDIHDAFAECEAVLAATGGDDQLRVLRHLDADHLREHRARFFGYSDNDNLRLFLWNAGLVSYGVQAHPDVTVDPDLHPYTARYLERALFEETLGEVAPASEWTDRWYDFETGGPREWFDAPGWTWRDRGRATGPVWGGSLAIVAWHLQTGRYLPDPDDLDGAVLALETSETLPRPEEVGYVLRSLGERGWLDRFDGLLVGRPQAYNPASDRDPEFDDYRAAIREGATRELDRYAPETTAVFDVDFGHTSPTVPLPLGATATLDHADETLRFD from the coding sequence ATGCAGTTCATCCGTGCGCCGGCGCTCTCGGCCGGCGACAGGGTCGGCCTGGTCGCCCCGTCGCGGCCGGTCGCCGACGGACGCCTCGATATCGCCGCGGACCGACTGGAGTCGGCGTTCGATCTGGCCGTGACCCGGTATCCGACCGCCGAGCGCGACCCGGAGGGGGGGCCGGCCGCACCGGCCGCACGCGCCCGGGACATCCACGACGCGTTCGCGGAGTGCGAGGCGGTGCTGGCCGCCACCGGCGGCGACGATCAACTGCGCGTGCTGCGGCATCTCGACGCCGATCACCTCCGGGAACACCGCGCGCGCTTCTTCGGCTACTCGGACAACGACAATCTCCGCCTGTTCCTGTGGAACGCGGGCCTCGTGAGCTACGGCGTGCAGGCGCACCCCGACGTGACGGTCGACCCGGATCTGCACCCGTACACCGCCCGCTACCTCGAACGCGCGCTGTTCGAGGAGACGCTGGGCGAGGTCGCCCCCGCGAGCGAGTGGACCGACCGGTGGTACGACTTCGAGACCGGCGGCCCGCGGGAGTGGTTCGACGCGCCGGGGTGGACGTGGCGCGACCGCGGTCGCGCGACCGGGCCGGTGTGGGGCGGGAGCCTCGCGATCGTCGCGTGGCACCTCCAGACGGGTCGGTATCTCCCGGACCCAGACGACCTCGACGGGGCGGTGCTCGCGCTGGAGACGTCGGAGACGCTGCCGCGGCCCGAGGAGGTGGGGTACGTGCTCCGCTCGCTCGGCGAGCGGGGGTGGCTGGACCGCTTCGACGGCCTGCTCGTCGGGCGACCGCAGGCCTACAACCCCGCCAGCGACCGCGATCCGGAGTTCGACGACTACCGCGCGGCCATCCGCGAAGGGGCGACCCGCGAACTCGACCGCTACGCCCCGGAGACGACCGCCGTCTTCGACGTCGACTTCGGTCACACGTCGCCGACGGTTCCGCTCCCCCTCGGCGCGACCGCGACGCTCGACCACGCAGACGAGACGCTTCGGTTCGACTGA
- the carB gene encoding carbamoyl-phosphate synthase large subunit, which yields MSQDTDEETRTILLIGSGPIQIGQAAEFDYSGAQACRALQEEGARVVLVNSNPATIMTDPEMADKVYIEPITTEAISEVIAKEQPDGVIAGLGGQTGLNVTAELAEEGVLEEHDVEIMGTPLDTIYATEDRDLFRQRMEELGQPVPASTTISMDEDESVSQLTEDDLRERVEDAVDEVGGLPVIARTTYTLGGSGSGVVDDMDELIDRVRKGLRLSRNSEVLITESISGWVELEYEVMRDADNSCVIICNMENLDPMGIHTGESTVVTPSQVIPDDGHQEMRDAALEVIRDLGIQGGCNIQFAWRDDGTPGGEYRVVEVNPRVSRSSALASKATGYPIARVTAKVALGKRLHEITNEITGETTAAFEPAIDYVVTKVPRWPIDKFEETDFTLSTAMKSTGEAMAIGRTFEESLLKALRSSEYDPAVDFGDLEDDELTEQYLERPSPDRPYAMFEAFERGFSVDEVVEATGIYEWYVERFHRIVEASKEVVDGEFTEAATAGFTNAEISALAGNVFEDSSLTWLPETRGAWREASDATAAAATAGGDADADAGGDLPVSAARAGVGEVEANVPGRTYKQVDTCAGEFQASTPYYYSSRKPEWFSGPFEGDAAGGELRVDRDAESVVVVGGGPIRIGQGVEFDYCSVHAVRALREQGIDAHVVNNNPETVSTDYDTSDGLFFEPITAEEVADVIEATAADGVMIQFGGQTSVDIGEPLADELDRRGVECDIMGTSVEAMDLAEDRDRFNRLMDERGIAQPEGGSATSEEEALELARDIGYPVLVRPSYVLGGRAMRVVDDDDELREYIEEAVRVSPDKPILVDEFLADAVELDVDAVADGEDVLIGGVMEHVEAAGVHSGDSACVIPPRSLDDETLARVREVTEEIADALDTVGLMNVQLAVRDGEVYVLEANPRSSRTVPFVSKATGVPIAKLAARVMAGESLADIGAEESVPEHFSVKEVVLPFDRLPNSDPRLGPEMKSTGEVMGTASDFGVAYGKALDAAGQRLPDGGTVAFETVGDSLPLKGTEGYEHLRAGLEEYYEIEPVGDVEEALRRGDIDLLISDEVDALRAAVTEEVAYLSTTESVEASLSALASRGKDLDVLAVSERPRHNEAWGRADD from the coding sequence ATGAGTCAGGACACCGACGAGGAGACCCGGACCATTCTCCTCATCGGCAGCGGGCCCATCCAGATCGGACAGGCGGCAGAGTTCGACTACTCCGGCGCGCAGGCGTGTCGCGCGCTGCAGGAGGAGGGCGCGCGAGTCGTCCTCGTCAACTCCAACCCGGCGACGATCATGACGGACCCGGAGATGGCGGACAAGGTGTACATCGAGCCGATCACCACCGAGGCGATCTCGGAGGTCATCGCGAAAGAGCAGCCCGACGGCGTCATCGCCGGCCTGGGCGGCCAGACCGGCCTCAACGTCACCGCCGAGCTGGCCGAGGAGGGCGTGCTCGAGGAGCACGACGTGGAGATCATGGGGACTCCCCTCGACACCATCTACGCGACCGAGGATCGCGACCTGTTCCGCCAGCGCATGGAGGAACTGGGCCAGCCGGTCCCCGCCTCGACGACCATCTCGATGGACGAGGACGAGTCGGTCTCGCAGCTCACCGAGGACGACCTCCGCGAGCGCGTCGAGGACGCCGTCGACGAGGTGGGCGGCCTCCCGGTCATCGCGCGCACGACCTACACGCTCGGCGGGAGCGGGTCGGGCGTCGTCGACGACATGGACGAGCTGATCGACCGCGTGCGCAAGGGCCTGCGCCTCTCGCGCAACTCGGAGGTGCTCATCACCGAGTCCATCTCCGGGTGGGTCGAGCTGGAGTACGAGGTGATGCGCGACGCCGACAACTCCTGTGTCATCATCTGCAACATGGAGAACCTCGACCCGATGGGCATCCACACGGGCGAGTCCACCGTCGTCACGCCCTCGCAGGTCATCCCCGACGACGGCCACCAGGAGATGCGCGACGCCGCGCTCGAAGTGATCCGCGACCTGGGCATCCAGGGCGGCTGTAACATCCAGTTCGCCTGGCGCGACGACGGCACCCCCGGCGGCGAGTACCGCGTCGTCGAGGTGAACCCGCGCGTCTCGCGCTCCTCGGCGCTGGCGTCGAAGGCGACCGGCTACCCCATCGCCCGCGTCACCGCGAAGGTCGCGCTCGGCAAGCGCCTGCACGAGATCACCAACGAGATCACCGGCGAGACGACCGCCGCCTTCGAGCCGGCCATCGACTACGTCGTCACGAAGGTGCCGCGCTGGCCCATCGACAAGTTCGAGGAGACCGACTTCACGCTCTCGACGGCGATGAAGTCGACCGGCGAGGCGATGGCCATCGGGCGCACCTTCGAGGAGAGCCTCCTGAAGGCGCTCCGGAGCTCCGAGTACGACCCCGCCGTCGACTTCGGCGACCTGGAGGACGACGAACTGACCGAGCAGTACCTCGAACGCCCGAGCCCCGACCGGCCGTACGCGATGTTCGAGGCGTTCGAGCGCGGGTTCTCGGTCGATGAGGTCGTCGAGGCGACCGGCATCTACGAGTGGTACGTCGAGCGCTTCCACCGCATCGTCGAGGCGAGCAAGGAGGTCGTCGACGGCGAGTTCACCGAGGCGGCGACCGCGGGCTTCACGAACGCGGAGATCAGCGCGCTCGCGGGCAACGTCTTCGAGGACTCCAGCCTCACGTGGCTCCCCGAGACGCGCGGCGCGTGGCGCGAGGCGAGCGACGCGACCGCGGCCGCCGCGACCGCCGGCGGCGACGCCGATGCCGACGCTGGCGGCGACCTCCCGGTGTCGGCGGCCCGCGCGGGCGTCGGCGAGGTCGAGGCGAACGTCCCCGGCCGGACGTACAAGCAGGTCGACACCTGCGCGGGCGAGTTCCAGGCGTCGACGCCGTACTACTACTCCTCGCGCAAGCCCGAGTGGTTCTCCGGCCCGTTCGAGGGCGACGCCGCCGGCGGCGAGCTCCGCGTCGACCGCGACGCCGAGAGCGTCGTCGTCGTGGGCGGCGGCCCCATCCGCATCGGCCAGGGCGTCGAGTTCGACTACTGCTCGGTCCACGCGGTGCGCGCGCTGCGCGAGCAGGGCATCGACGCCCACGTCGTCAACAACAACCCCGAGACCGTCTCCACCGACTACGACACCTCCGACGGGCTGTTCTTCGAGCCCATCACCGCCGAGGAGGTCGCCGACGTGATCGAGGCGACCGCCGCCGACGGCGTGATGATCCAGTTCGGCGGGCAGACCTCCGTCGACATCGGCGAGCCGCTGGCGGACGAACTCGACCGCCGCGGCGTCGAGTGCGACATCATGGGCACCTCCGTCGAGGCGATGGACCTGGCGGAGGACCGCGACCGCTTCAACCGCCTCATGGACGAGCGCGGCATCGCCCAGCCGGAGGGCGGCTCCGCCACCAGCGAGGAGGAGGCGCTGGAACTCGCGCGCGACATCGGCTACCCGGTCCTGGTCCGTCCGAGCTACGTGCTCGGCGGGCGCGCGATGCGCGTCGTCGACGACGACGACGAGCTGAGGGAGTACATCGAGGAGGCCGTGCGCGTCTCCCCGGACAAGCCGATCCTCGTCGACGAGTTCCTCGCGGACGCGGTCGAACTCGACGTGGACGCCGTCGCAGACGGCGAGGACGTGCTCATCGGCGGCGTGATGGAGCACGTCGAGGCCGCGGGCGTCCACTCGGGCGACTCCGCCTGCGTCATCCCGCCGCGCTCGCTGGACGACGAGACGTTGGCCCGCGTGCGCGAGGTGACCGAGGAGATCGCCGACGCCCTCGACACGGTCGGCCTCATGAACGTCCAGCTCGCGGTTCGTGACGGCGAGGTGTACGTGCTGGAGGCGAACCCGCGCTCCTCGCGCACCGTCCCGTTCGTCTCGAAGGCGACGGGCGTCCCCATCGCGAAGCTCGCCGCGCGCGTGATGGCCGGCGAGTCGCTCGCGGACATCGGCGCCGAGGAGTCGGTGCCCGAGCACTTCTCGGTGAAGGAGGTCGTCCTCCCGTTCGACCGCCTGCCGAACTCGGACCCGCGGCTCGGCCCCGAGATGAAGTCGACGGGCGAGGTGATGGGCACCGCGAGCGACTTCGGCGTCGCCTACGGCAAGGCGCTCGACGCCGCCGGCCAGCGGCTCCCCGACGGCGGCACGGTCGCCTTCGAGACCGTCGGCGACAGCCTCCCGCTGAAGGGCACCGAGGGGTACGAGCACCTCCGCGCGGGCTTAGAGGAGTACTACGAGATCGAGCCGGTCGGCGACGTGGAGGAGGCCCTGCGCCGCGGCGACATCGACCTCCTGATCTCCGACGAGGTCGACGCGCTGCGGGCGGCCGTCACCGAGGAGGTCGCGTACCTCTCGACGACCGAGTCCGTCGAGGCGTCGCTTTCGGCGCTCGCCTCCCGCGGGAAGGACCTGGACGTGCTCGCGGTCTCCGAGCGCCCGCGCCACAACGAGGCGTGGGGGCGCGCCGACGACTGA
- a CDS encoding HD domain-containing protein, whose translation MTDDAPSSTDDAPEPVADSLPDDLAEVFPAYAEIADPDLRVGVRDAYAVALAETDWADLDAVPWLPDEQARLGLPDETNVRHVNDVAALATALADALLARRPESGLDRDLVVAGALLHDISKLYEFGPGDADAFDGDEGPEGDEGTADGRSGTEYYDLLGHPYVGVHVCEAAGLSVELSHVVLSHTGRTAVEPATLEAEIVKRADEVAAAAIRARALEDLRDA comes from the coding sequence ATGACCGACGACGCTCCGTCCTCGACCGACGACGCACCCGAGCCGGTAGCCGACTCGCTTCCGGACGACCTCGCGGAGGTGTTCCCCGCGTACGCCGAGATCGCCGACCCCGACCTCCGCGTCGGCGTCCGCGACGCGTACGCGGTCGCGCTCGCGGAGACCGACTGGGCCGACCTCGACGCGGTGCCGTGGCTCCCGGACGAGCAGGCCCGGCTGGGCCTCCCCGACGAGACGAACGTCAGGCACGTCAACGACGTGGCGGCGCTGGCGACGGCGCTCGCGGACGCGTTGCTCGCGCGTCGCCCCGAGTCGGGGCTCGACCGCGACCTCGTCGTCGCGGGCGCGCTCCTCCACGACATCAGCAAACTGTACGAGTTCGGTCCCGGGGACGCCGACGCGTTCGACGGGGACGAGGGTCCCGAGGGCGACGAGGGGACCGCGGACGGCCGGTCCGGCACCGAGTACTACGACCTCCTCGGCCACCCGTACGTCGGCGTCCACGTCTGTGAGGCCGCGGGGCTGTCGGTCGAACTCTCACACGTCGTGCTCTCACACACCGGCCGCACCGCCGTCGAACCGGCGACGCTGGAGGCCGAGATCGTGAAGCGGGCCGACGAGGTCGCCGCCGCGGCGATCCGAGCGCGGGCGCTGGAGGACCTGCGCGACGCCTGA
- a CDS encoding NAD(+)/NADH kinase produces the protein MEVGIVAQRGNNRAAYLAEDLRDRLRAADVRVAVDEATADALDLDGVPVSAMDGVDLVVSIGGDGTFLFAARGAGGVPILGVNLGEVGFLNAVSPGEAVDAVLDEVEAFRGEGMRVREAPRLAAACDGWRSEPAANEIVVQGGRRGRGGGVGYEVRVDGSLYSSGHADGVLVSTPTGSTAYNLSEGGPLVHPSVDGLVVTEMCAEDGMPPLVTGPDTSVSLTLTDADEAIVITDGRGGRSFDVPTEVTVATTGPPVRIAGPSADFFEALGKLE, from the coding sequence ATGGAAGTCGGCATCGTCGCTCAGCGGGGGAACAACCGCGCGGCGTACCTCGCGGAGGACCTGCGCGACAGGCTCCGTGCGGCCGACGTGCGCGTCGCCGTCGACGAGGCGACCGCCGACGCGCTCGACCTCGACGGCGTCCCCGTCTCCGCGATGGACGGCGTCGATCTCGTCGTCTCGATCGGCGGCGACGGCACCTTCCTCTTCGCCGCCCGCGGCGCCGGCGGCGTGCCGATCCTCGGCGTCAACCTCGGCGAGGTCGGGTTCCTCAACGCCGTCTCCCCGGGCGAGGCCGTCGACGCCGTCCTCGACGAGGTGGAGGCGTTTCGCGGGGAGGGGATGCGCGTCCGTGAGGCACCCCGGCTCGCGGCCGCCTGCGACGGGTGGCGCTCGGAGCCGGCGGCCAACGAGATCGTCGTCCAGGGCGGGCGCCGCGGGCGCGGCGGCGGGGTCGGCTACGAGGTCCGCGTCGACGGCTCGCTGTACTCCAGCGGCCACGCGGACGGCGTCCTCGTGTCGACCCCGACCGGGTCGACCGCGTACAACCTCTCGGAGGGCGGCCCGCTCGTCCACCCGTCGGTCGACGGTCTCGTCGTCACCGAGATGTGCGCCGAGGACGGAATGCCCCCGCTGGTGACGGGACCGGACACGTCGGTGAGCCTCACCCTCACCGACGCCGATGAGGCGATCGTTATCACCGACGGGCGCGGCGGGCGCTCGTTCGACGTGCCGACGGAGGTGACCGTCGCGACGACGGGGCCGCCCGTCCGGATCGCCGGGCCCTCCGCGGACTTCTTCGAGGCGCTCGGGAAGCTGGAGTAG